The proteins below come from a single Vibrio natriegens NBRC 15636 = ATCC 14048 = DSM 759 genomic window:
- the pyrD gene encoding quinone-dependent dihydroorotate dehydrogenase, whose translation MLYRLARTGFFQLDAEKAHDLAIKNFQRFNGTPLDLFYRQQLPNRPVECMGLTFRNPVGLAAGLDKNGECIEAFDAMGFGFVEVGTVTPRPQPGNDKPRLFRLVEAEGIINRMGFNNLGVDHLVENVKKAKFDCVLGINIGKNKDTPIEKGAEDYLICMEKVYEYAGYIAVNISSPNTPGLRSLQYGEALDELLAELKAKQSELAEKHDKYVPLALKIAPDLSDDEIVQICESLIKNNIDGVIATNTTLDRTVVEGMKHANEAGGLSGRPVQSRSTEVVRKLHEALGDKLPIIGVGGIDSYVAAKEKMMAGAQLVQVYTGFIYHGPGLVRDIVKNL comes from the coding sequence ATGCTTTACCGTCTAGCCAGAACTGGCTTTTTCCAACTTGATGCCGAAAAGGCACATGATCTTGCAATTAAGAATTTCCAACGCTTTAACGGCACACCTCTCGATCTTTTCTATCGTCAACAATTACCAAATCGTCCAGTAGAGTGCATGGGGCTAACGTTCCGTAACCCTGTCGGTCTCGCTGCTGGTTTAGACAAAAACGGCGAATGTATCGAAGCGTTTGATGCGATGGGTTTTGGTTTCGTTGAAGTCGGTACCGTAACACCACGTCCACAACCTGGTAATGATAAACCACGTCTGTTCCGTCTAGTGGAAGCAGAGGGCATCATCAACCGTATGGGCTTTAACAACCTAGGTGTTGATCACTTGGTTGAGAATGTGAAGAAAGCGAAGTTCGACTGTGTACTTGGTATCAATATCGGCAAAAACAAAGATACGCCGATTGAGAAAGGGGCAGAAGACTACCTGATTTGTATGGAAAAAGTATACGAATACGCAGGTTACATTGCGGTGAATATCTCTTCTCCAAACACGCCAGGATTACGTTCGCTTCAATACGGCGAGGCATTGGATGAGTTGCTTGCTGAGTTGAAAGCAAAGCAATCTGAGCTAGCAGAAAAGCACGATAAATACGTACCGTTGGCACTGAAGATCGCACCTGATTTGAGTGATGACGAAATCGTTCAGATTTGTGAATCACTAATTAAAAACAACATCGATGGTGTGATTGCGACGAACACAACATTGGATAGAACCGTTGTTGAAGGTATGAAACACGCGAATGAAGCGGGTGGCTTAAGTGGCCGTCCGGTACAGTCTCGTTCTACTGAGGTAGTTCGTAAACTTCACGAAGCGCTTGGCGACAAACTTCCGATAATTGGTGTGGGTGGTATCGATTCTTATGTTGCGGCAAAAGAGAAGATGATGGCCGGAGCACAGTTGGTCCAAGTCTATACAGGTTTTATTTACCACGGTCCAGGTTTAGTACGCGATATTGTTAAAAATCTTTAA